The genomic stretch AGCCACCCTACAGGATGCAGTTTCTAGCAATCAAGACTTTTACCCCAAACCGGGAACCTGACATCAGCCAGTAAGCACCCCACCCCGACTCCATTGCCAGTTTCTGAGTCCTTCATGAGTGCAGTCCTCCTCCTCCCAAAAAGGCAGCTATGTAGGGTGGAAAGAACAGGTAAGTTGTAGCAGCTTTGGAATTCCTCTCTGGGTCACCTCAGACACACTACTTCCTTCTTCTGAACTGGTTTCCtccccagtaaaaaaaaaattagttcctcCCTGACAGGATTGTTATAAGGATGACATGAAATGTGCTGTCCTCATAGAGCTGCTCACTGAGTTGAATGAGTCGTGGAACACTTCCTCTTCATCCTCTAGATGAGGTGTCTGGCCAGCTCATTCTCACCAACCTCTCCCTGACCTCCTCGGGCACCTACCGCTGTGTGGCCACCAACCAGATGGGCAGTGCATCCTGTGAGCTGACTCTCTCTGTGACCGGTAGGGATGCTGGGTGGAGGACAGGCTGGCAGCCTTGTGTTGAGGAAGCTGTCAGCTGGTGGACCGAGGAAAGCCTGCAATTCTGAGGGTCCTGTATCTCCTTAGAACCCTCCCAAGGCCGAGTGGCTGGAGCTCTGATTGGGGTGCTCCTGGGCGTGCTGTTGCTGTCAGTTGCTGCGTTCTGCCTGATTAGGTTCCAGAAAGAGAGGGGGAAGAAGCCCAAGGAGACATATGGGGGTAGTGACCTTCGGTGAGCaggagggcggggtgggggggggtgttGGTGGTgcaaggagggaggaaagggcttGAGTTAAAAGCGGGTGCCTGCAACCCTCGAACTCCAACATCGTTCAGTGTGTTTAGGGGCAGGAGGTGTTGTTCAGCCCTGGAATTTGCTGGTGGCAGCAGTATAAACTGTGTATTTGAGGGTACAGGCAAGCGGTACAGGGTGGAGTGGCTGGTCCACAAGCTGTGGCAGGGAAACTCAGTTTGCAGGACTGCCCTGCCCCTCCTCATATTTAATAAAGTTTACTTTTCTGTTCTGAaggcattttcatatattttaaccACCTGGGAGTAGTAGTGGCTTGTAGATGCCGGGAAATGGATTTGTCCTGAGCAGTCAGCTGAGTTCAATTCTTCTGTGGAGGAAatcaggaaaggggaggggaagctGCCTCTGCCATCCACTTTAGCTGCCAGTCAGGGTCTAGGATAGGGATCAGAGCAGTATTTCTCCAGGTGGAGTCCTCAGATTACCTGGACAGAAATCACCGGGAACTAGTTATACATTCAGATTCAGGCCACTTCTAGCCTTCCTAGAGTTGTGCGTTGGGGAGTGATGAGGCCCAGAAATTTCATTTTAACCAAAGTTCCACAGATTATTCTCAAGCACAGTGAAATTTAAAAGTCCCCAGGTTAGAGGACAGCCCTCCTCTGCAGGAGGCTTCTACTCTTCACTCAGAACTTGCCTATACCCATCAGGGAGGATGCCATCGCTCCTGGGATCTCTGAGCACACTTCTATGAGGGCTGATTCTAGCAAGGGGTTCCTGGAAAGACCCTCGTCTGCCAGCACCGTGACGACCACCAAGTCCAAGCTCCCTATGGTTGTGTGACTTCTCCCGATCCCTGAGGGCTGTGAGGGGGAATATCAATAATTAAAGTCTGTGGGTACCATACTGTCTCCTTCTTTCTGCTGGTACGGCGAATTCCTCTAGGCAGCTCAAAGAGTATTGACAGTAAGAGAAGGAATGGGCTTGAAGTCCGAGAAAAGGTAGGCAGGAAGTTTGGTTGGGTCAAAGGGGTAGGTTTCAACCTAGGTGCCTCTCCACTTCACCCCCCCAGCCCCCGATTTTTGGTTGTTGGTTTGGCCCAAGGAGACTTGTTCAAGTTCCAAGCGGAGGCCTTGTGCACCCAAACTCCCTCCCCCTGGCACCCTCTGAACACTTGGACATTCCTCTTTATTGTTCACATTCCAACCCAGCACAGTCACATGCACACGCGGAGATTAAAAACCTTTCGGCCACAGCCCCAGGAGCCCGGCGGGGGGGAGGGCGGGACCGacaggggcggggcggggccgtgGAAGACTCCTCCTACCGAGCCTCCCAGGCGCTCGGCGTTTGCATAAACAAGAGAGCTGGAGAGGCTGCCCTCAACAGTGCGCTGGGGAAAGGGGAGCGAACGTGACAGGCAGGTATGGGATAGGGACTTCTCTTCCGGTCAGAGCAAGGGGCGTccgaaaccataaaaaccctctTCCCTTCATCTCACCCCAGATCCAAAGTCTTGGGGCTAGGCTGGGGCGGGAGTGGCACGGAGATGTAGGGCGCCCCTTTTAGCTGCGCACAGAACGAAagaacttgttttttctttaagtgagTGTACTTGGGTGACGCTTAGGGCGCCCTCCGCAGTGCGCGCAGGAAAGCGCACTGAGGCTGCGGAGGCAGAGCTGCATGCTGGGTGCGGGGAGAGGTGGGCGAGAAGCAAAAGAAGGAAGACTGGGAGCGCATGGTttagggtggggtggagtggaaggGCAAATGGGGACCATACTAGACTGCAGAACTAACTAAAAGGGCACGGACTCAGCGGCTCCGCGACGGAGCCTGCCTGGGTGAGGGAGTCTCTGGGACGCAGGGGGCTCCTGTAGCTGGCAGGTTGCTGGGCAGGAGGGGGTCACAAACACGGCAGGGAAGTCTCGTCGCTGCGAAGGGGACGCGGCATCCATCTCTCCTCGGGAACTGAGGAGAGAAAAGGTCTGAGAACCTGCCCTCTTCTGCTACTTCCTCTCGCCCTCCCCCTTCCGCCTTTCAGTACCAGGATTCTTTGGGCGGTGAGTGCCAGGGGGCCCCTGTAACCCAGAACCCCCACCCCGGGTCAAAGCGCTGAAATGAGCCCCGCGGCAGGTATGTGTGCGCGCCGCGATGTGTTTCTGTCCCTCGGCCGGGCTTGTGCAGCCAAATGGGGTGGCTGCGCATGTCGTGGTCCAGGTATGTCGCCGTCGCAGCCTTGGGCGTCTGGACGTATCAGAAAACCCGCAGGGGCAGGGTGCATTTTCCCCGGCTGGGAGGGGTGAGGGCGGGCAGAGGGAAGGGCTGGGGATTCGATCCTTTTCTCCCACTGACGGGTCCCACCCCGCCGCCTAGGGGCCGTGTTCATTACCTTTGAAAATGCTCAGTTCTTCTTCGGTCCAGGGCGGGGCAGAAGGGAGGATGCAGAGGGGAGAAACAGGTGAGCTTCTGGAATCCGCGCAACCCTCAGCCtcttcccacccacccacctcccatCTCGGATTTCTATCCCCCAACCCTTAGCTCCCTCCACGCCCCCTGCACCTCCAGCCCGCCCTTATTCTCCCCCTGCTCCttctggggagggctggggaagggcagCTGTCAGCCTGCCGCGCGCCGCCCGCCTCACCTGGCCTAGTCTCCGCTGGGGCCGCCGCCCGCGCCTCCCCGGGCCACCCCAGCTCCGCCAGGCCCCCCAGGGCCCGGGCCCTTCCGGCCGCGCTCTCCGCTCTTTATCTTCTTCCGCGCCATGTGGCCCCGAAAACTCGCCTGGATTTTGGCGGCGGCCGCGTTGGCGCCGGGATCGTCCAGCGGGATGTCTAGAATGTCGTCGTCCGGCTTGGAGCAGGCGTTCTCCTGGGGGCGAAGGAGGAGGGTTCTTGTGGGGTCACTGGGTCTTGATCCGCGGGAGTGGGGTAGGAATAGAGCCCTGAGCGGCAGGGACTATGGCGACGCCGGGGTAGGAGGTGCAGAGAGGGGTGTCGAGCCTGGAGCAGGGCTATGGCAGGGACACGCACTGAGGAATGGGCAGCGACAGGCGAAGAAGGTTCAGGGCCAGGTGGACAGTCATGTCTCAATTCAGGAAAGAGAAGTGCAGGCAGGATTGGGTGCGGAAGAGCCAGGCCCATCACCAGCACCGAGTTAGGGGTCTGCAGAGCTGATTGGAGGGTGGGTTTGGAGGGGCAAGGAAAACAGCAGCAGGCACTCCTGGAGTGGCCGCCTGTCCCCCTGCGCTCAGAGGGTACCTCCAGCTCAGAAGGACCCAGTCTGAGTCCAGGGTTTTCCGTGGAGAGGGTGGAGAAGCCTCAGTCCGCCAGCTTTCTCCCCAGTAGAAATGCAGAAAGCTCACAGCTGGAATTAGGGAGAGGATGGGGATACTAGTCAGTGAGCCAGCCTGCCCCAACCTAAGGCTAGAGGCCCAGAGATTGTTTTCCCATTGACTCTTCATTTTCCACTGCCCAAGGATGAACTCAAACACAGGAGATAGGAGATGATTTGGATGAAGTGATAGAGAAAAGGCTtcactccaagaaaaaaaaaaagaaaagaaaatgaaaagagcagCAGGAGCAAGAAGCCCTTTCCAGGGTGTGCTTATGAGGAAGAAGGGAATTATGGTGATAGCTACCACTTAAGCACTTACCTTGTTCCAGGTGCAGTAACCGTGTTTTACAGGCATTAGTTTATTTAGTCCCCCAAAATAAAGCTATTATGTACCTTTTTATCATTACACCTAATAAAACTAATGATTGGACTGTTTAAAAACCTACCTGGGTCATACAGTTACCAGGGACCCAAGATTCAAACCTTTGTATTTCAGAGTCCAGAATATATTGTTACCCCTACTTTGTAGGATAAGAAAATGCAGCCCAGTCAACCAGCCAAGGTCTACCATTTGCTACAGGTGTGTGGCCTTCGGCACGTTATCTAACCTTTTCCTATCTCAGCTCCTTCCTCTAAAATATCAGGATAATAGCATCCACCTCTATGAGTTGTGGGGAAGAATAAACAGCATGATATGCATAAAGTCTCTTGCACAACctagctgctcaataaatggtagctcttatgattgtcttaaaaataacattaagttAATGTGAAATAGTCGTTTTTGCAGGCCAAAAGTGGTCGTATAATaacaatttcatatggttcaacctaataaTAATCAGGCCCATCTCTGTGCCCCAAACtaggtttctgtttctctgacagCCTGCCCTGGCTGAAAGCAGAAGGAGTGAGGGGATTGATGATATAGATTGCAGAGGAAAGGctatggaatggagaggaattcAGCCTCTGAGCCCCTTTGTTGCTTAACATTACTTGCAGTATTAGCGTGGGTCAGGATGGGGATGGTTACTATGAAGTTAGAAGGACATTTCTCCTTTGATCTGGCTCTCTGGCTTCTAGGAATTTGCCTCCTTTTTTTTCATGAAGTCTTCCACTGCTTTGACTATCTTTTTCTTCTAGGACACGAGATGACCAAGGTTTCACATAATAATGGTAATTCAGTTCTGCACATTCGCTGTCCCTGCCATCATCCATCCAGTTCATAGAAGTGGACAGGATATGAGCAAGGCTTCAGTGATCACTGTCCTAGCCAGATTCTGCCCCAGGAGCACAAGCTTAAACTCCAGATGCCCAAGCCCCAGCTTATAAATTGCTCCCCTCGCCATGTTTCCTAAGGTTAGCCTCATTTCCTGGGCTTCACATTCTTCAATTTGTGCTCAAGATGCCCACAATCGATTTAAACACAGATAAAAGGAGTTACATTTTGGTAGAagactccccccaaaaaaagagttATAAAAAGGCAGGTATGGTCGTGGAGAGGCCCAACACAGGTCTAGAGTGCTCAGAAAAGTCTCCTTTGGAATTTTTTATTCTTAGAGCTCAAGTCTTTCTTGGGATATCCTCAGGGAACAGTGAGGCTTCTTCTCAAAAGAGGGTGACAACCATAAAAAAGCATTCCTGACCTACCTCTCCTCCTTGGCCTCGCAGCTGTGGAGGAGTGGGAAGGTTGAGTGGAGGAGGGGATATCTGCCTCCAACCACGCTAGACCCGACCTGCTGTCACCGCCCGCCCCAGCTGGATCCAGAATGGAAACCTGGAATAGCAGGCAAAGCCACCCCCGACGCTCCATGTTCCTCCCCAGAACCAGCTCCCTCTCCTGCCAGCTGAATTTTCAGGACAGAGCTGCCAGGTGGCCAGTCCACAGGTGGAAGAGGAAAGAGATTGAAAGGACCTGGGAAGAGGTTCACTGGTCATGGTGCCTGGCTGGTGCCTTGGTGCCTTCCAAAGCCAAGGTTGCTGGTGTGTGCCTGAGAGTTACATAGGAACTAGGGACTtctgggagggagaaggaggtggaAGGTGCCCTGGTCAGCAAAGCAGGAGCCAAGGCTTCTAGTCCCAACTGTGCACATCGCTTCATCTCTGAGAGTCTCATTTTCTTCAGCCACAACTAATGAATAAAGTCTCCTTCAGCTCCCAAATCCAAATAGCTTTAAGGATTTCCCCTGCTTGCTGCTTGTTATAtgtcaggccctgtgctaagcgCTTTGcacatattacctcatttaatcccaaTTTTGGAAGTCAGGAAACAGCCTCTGAGACATTTTGTAACTTACCTGAGGTCACTCAGTTGATAAATAGTGAAGTGATGGGATTCAATAGCCTCTGCTGCTAGCCACTGCCTCAGGGCAGGTAATTATTTCTATGAATTCAGCAGGGCCAAGCCAACTAGACTAAGCAAAAGAAATGAGGaggatccaaaaaaaaaatgtttctttcatgCGCGGTGAATGCAGgaaaagtcatatatatatatggctatgTAAATCAGCAACTGCAATATTTGAATCAACAGGAAGAAAAAACCATtcctctgtctcttaaaaaaataggcagatctgttttcttcttcctcatttctaTTTGAGCCTCTGTACCAAGGAGAAACGGGAATAAGGCAGGACTAGATTCTTCCCAAACACCAGGTGATGCGGTCAGTGAGGAGAGCTCCAGAATCAAAGATGAAGAGGGACCTGCCTCTAGCCCCCAAGAGGTATGCTGTTCTTCCTACACATCTCAGCTCTCTCCCAGCACTGAGTCCAGCCCTCCACAGAAAGGGGAGGAAAatgcccacccccagccctgcccttcccCAACCCTCCACACGTcactccttcttcttcttcctgcccTCCTGCACAGTCTGATACTGGTGCTCTCTCTTGCTCAGCCCTTTAGTCCTGCAGACCTAGGACAGGGCATGACTTGGGAAGGCTCCTGTGTACAGGGTGCACTGGAGGAGGTGCCCCAGACCCTGGGCCACGGAGATCTTTGTGTATCTGCTTCTTCTTTACCTTTTGGGTGGGTAGCTTCTCCTTTTTTAAGGGACACTGACTTCAACCATGTCTACTAATCCCTCAGTATGGCTCCCTGGGCACTCAAGAGCAACAGTTCCAGGCAGGGACCCCTACATCCTACTCTAATTACTACTGCAGACACAGAGGAGaccaattccattccttccctggCCTCTTGGATTCTCTGTTTACTCACCTCTTTCCAGTGACCATGTCTCccacttccccttccccagcaATACTCCCCTCTCATCctcacctctcccctccccccacatcATTTCCCAGAACCCACCACCCATTTGTCTTTTCTACTTTATACAACACTGCTGGGAGGAGGGGCTTTTCCTCAGCGGAGCCCAGGAACCTCCATGAGGAGCCCATTTCTCCCTTCACAACCAAAAAATTGCTTCCTGTAGAATAACAAGCAGAGGGAAAAGGCTAGAAGGAGATATGTTATCGGGGTGTTCTCCAGGGGGTGGGACAGTAGGTGACTGACATGTTTCTTTTTCATACTTTTCTCTAGTTTTTACGTTTTCTATTATGAGCagattacttttataatcaataaatatttagaggAGAGGTTAAACCACAGCTTTTCGAAGAAGACAGGGCTATGTTTGAATCCTGCCTCCACAGTTAGGAGTCATGCTTCCTTGGAAAAATCTAACTTTCTAAACCTCAGTTGGCACATCTGTgaaataatacctacttcacagggttgttgcGATGATTAAATATAAAGTGCTGCCTACAGGGCAGGCATTCACAAACTGGCAACTATTACTGAAACTAATAAGAGTTAAAATCGCAACAACCACCACTTGCCCCTAAGTTTTCTATGCCTCTTGGTACCCAGGTATGGGAAAGTCTCACCTATTGTAGAACTGGGCTATCCTTTCTTTCCAAatcccacttttttttctttactatgcCATAAGGTGGCAAAGTCAGTAACCTTGTGTATCATTAGCTGGTTGACTGAATGACTGAAAATACAAGGACTTTGGAATAGTCTTTCTCCAAGTGcagaggcaaaaaataaataagcaaacaaataaatttcATATACGTATGATCACTGTGCTCTTCCAGGGaggcaggagccagggcctgTGCCAGGCGCTTTCATACCGAGTCACCTTAGCAGCAACCCCCTTGGGCGCTGGGCACTTGCAGTACCCAGGTTTCCGCGTGGGCGCTGACAAATTGCAGACACTTCCTTCCCTCGCCAGCAGGGCTCTCTCGCGGTCACTTCACCCAGCCCCTTCCGAGCGAGAAGGCCTTGGGGGCCGGGACAACCCCTCCCCGGAACCACCCTGACTAGGCTCTTTGCAGCCAGCATCACTACCGAGCTAACCAATATGGACCAGCCTGCGCTGCACAGGGCGCTTAGGCAATCGTTGGAGGGTCATGAGGATCAGCCTGTCCGCCCACCGACGGCCGCGGCAGTGGGATGGGGAACCGGGTGGGTGCCGAAAGACGGGAGAAAGGAGTCGCTGCAGTATCTCCAGGCGATGGTTTCCAGCGTCTCACTGGGGAGGAAGTTCCTCCTGTCATCCAACCCGCAGTTCCCCTGATGCAGAGCCCTGCCGAGCTCCCAGTCCAGCCTAGACTGTCTAGCGGATGGGCGCTCAGACGCCCCCGCGAGTTGAGGAGCATTTTTCCTAGGGCTTCCAAGTCGGGCGGGCGCCTTCCCCCATCCACCACCCACGTCTCGGCAAGGACcccttttctttttgctcctaGGTCTTCCGCATCCACCTCCATCCCTCTCTCGCCCTCCACGGCTTTCTCAGGCGCCTCTCGCAGCAGACCCCGCCAGGTGCCCCTCCCCCGGGCCCTCTAACTTACGGTGCAGCAGTCCATGCTGGTGTCGGGGGTCCTCGGCGGGGACGAAGGCTGGCGGAGGGCGGGGGTGGGGTCTGTGTGGTGCCGGGTGGGGGCTCTGGGACAGTCGGCCGCCAGCAGACCCGCGCCGAAACAGCAGCTCTGCTCTCGGGTCCGGTCTCCCGCGCTCGGCTCCGCTCGCGAATGTAACCTGAGCCCCGCGGCCGGGAAGCCAATCAGGAGCAGCCTCCGGCAGGGTGGGCGGGGAGAAGTGGAGGGAGGACCACGCCCTCTCGCGTCTCTCTCCACCGCGCTCccgctcctgccccagcccctccgcCTACACGCTTGTATCCAAGCCTCCTACGCACTCCATCCTCCCGGGCGCAATCCCCTGGCTTGCTAGGCGGCGGACTGCCAGGCAGATGTACGCCGGAGTAGGCAGAAGGAGGCCCCCGACACCCCGAGCACAAACACCCACATCTGGGCACAGCACCTACTCCCGCTCAGAGAAAACCACGCACCCCTCACCCACCCCTCCATACTTCCACAACCTAGCAGGAGTCCCAAATATGGCTCCCTCTAACTTCACTCCCCCTCAGTCCGCAAAGAAAGGCTCCCTAATGGGCCGTAAAAAGGTCTCATCATCACTCCTGCTACAGACGGAGAAACCTGTTGGTACAACCTGGCAATGGGCATGCGTCCACAGAAAAGCTCACAAGCCCCGCATGTCCACATATGATTTTCCCAGGCCTTCTTCCAACATACAGACACCGCAGACACAACCTGCAAAAATAACTACGCAGCCCTTCAGTTGCAGGTAAATGCGGACACCCTGTTGTGGGCGCCCGCGCGCTCACGCACGCACACGGACAGTCACCCAACTCAAGCTGTCGGCATGACGTATCTATTATCGATCTGTCTACATGAGCTGCAACAAACAACATCATATAGGCTCAACAcctattttgtatgtatttatatatgagCACAGACTTGTGCCCTTTATACCGGACTCTGTGCCCTTTCATACCAGACTCTGCCTAACCTTTTGATCTACTGCCTCAGAATAAGACAAAAGCTGGCCATCCTCGCCCTTGCTCCTGAGAAGAAAAATACCCTAAACCCAAGTATAGAGAATTCGAAGTAATTGGCTCTTGGGTCCATGATGAGGCAGGATGTGGGCTTCGTGAGAAGCTGGGAAGGGGAGCTATGGAAAGAGCATCTGGGAGGGACAGACTGCCACTGTTGTGGTCGTCAGCCTCCCCCAACTCGGCAGGGTACAAGAGCTGGCAGTGTGGCTTGTTATGTGGGTAGGGTGGGCCTTCTCTGAGAAAACTAGAAAGTCTTTCTCAGCTAAGgtcccagagaagggaaggaggaaaggatggCTCTTGCTGGGAGCAAAGGTGGGAAATGCCCTGTGGCTCTGGTTGGGACAGCAGATCCTGAGACAGCTCTGCTGtgcatccccagcccctggccatGACCAGGGACCACATGGCGGTGACATGCTTCCTTTCCACCTAGATGTTTGGGCCCGAGGCTCTGCTTGCCAAAGGAAAAATGAGTGGGAGGGAAATGCCTGAGTCCATTCAGGGTGGGGATAAGGTTAGCCAGCTTGGGGTCCCGCGCTGAGCTGGATGCTGGCCGGGATTCCAGGGCTTGGGGTGTAGGGGTGTCTCTCCCAGCATGTTTGGGACCCACCCACTTTTGTAACGAAAATCTGTTCCCCAATCTGTCTCTGGCACATCTTccatctccccacctcctccaagTGGCCAGATGTCCTGGGAACTCAGGCCCTTGCCTAAATGACGGACACATCTGCGGCCTTCTGTTGTGCCAATTCCTGCTGGACTTCAACTCAAGAATCCAGAGAGGAGACGAAAGGGGGAAATTGGGGGACAGAGTGAATACCAGGCCTAGACTCTGTGCTTTTCTCTTCCCAAATTAGAGCTGAGGAATTCGGGATTTGGTGAGTTTGCAGTAAAGTCTCCCAAGTTGCTAGGCAACATCCCTCTGCAGACTGTGCTGCCTCTGGGCCCTTCTTCCTGCTGGTCAGAACTGAAGGGGGGGTATCTTTacaacaccccccccccccaccaactCCCACACAGGCAACACAGCCCTTCCCTCTTCCTGAAGGACACCTTTGTGTGGGGTGAGGGTGTCTCTGAACACTGGAGGGCCCATAGGAGAACAGATACGGCAACTGTCAGTTCCATCCGCAAAGCAACCATTTCAGCAACAGCCCACTCAAGGCGCCTACGCAGAACTGGCCACAGTGCTGGCCCTGGGGGATGGGCAGGCTCTGAGGTGaggaaaagacagagaggaaggcagagccTGAGATGAGAAGACAGACACTCACAAACTCAAATACCAGTGGCAGGAGCAGTAACACATATGGCCTCATAGAAATTACACACACAGACCCAAAGTTGCAGACACACACACTGCCCACACACCCAGAGACACACACCCTGCACGGGCTGTCACCCACTGACATCCAAAGACATGCTCAGCGTGGGCCCCTTAACCACTGTGGGGCCAGGGCACCCACTAGCACTGGTGAAAGGTCCCTCTTCTTAGCCTCTAGGTGGCTGGGGTTTGTCAGCAAGGTGGACTGGTGGGACTCAGCCTGTGATACTCAAATAGATGAGCTAGGAGAAAGGACAGATGCAGTAAGGGATGGCTGGGTCTGCCACTGCAGGCTCCGGTCTTTGGCAGAATGATGCCAAGTTATACTCCCCATGGTAACCTGCCTGTCCTAGGGCCTGGGTGCCACAGGTCAACATTTGGAGTATGACCTACTGTCCAGATGGGCTTGGACTTGTAGTTGTTCTTgacttttcaaattttaaagctcctcaTCTACAGTCTCCAGCCCCCATAGCTACTGAAGAAGAACTGCTGGCCTGGAAAGGAGATGAGCTCTGGAAGGGAAGGGCCAGGTTAGAGGGGCAactggggcatggtggtgggtgccgtGGGATGGAAGCAGCAGGAAGCATGGAGGTGAGAGGGTGAGGAatagaagccaaggcaggcgagGGATAGACAAAAGAGAGGATAAAAGATGGATTAGTGGGAAGCTCCTGTGGTCCAATACAGATTCTTCTTGGGACAGATGGAAGGGGATTTGGAGAGGGTTGGTCCTAGTAAGCAGGCAGAAAAGCCAAGGCACGTGACAATCTATTTGCCAATAACCTGTGGCTTCCCCTTCTCGGAGTGGGCACCTTCTGAACTTCACATCCTGGCTCAAGCCCATGGAGGGACCCATAATCAGAAGGGGGCTAGAAAGTAAGAGGCCTGTGTCTTTGGTGGAGCTGATCTGGGGGCTTCTTAGGTCAGGATTTTACCCATTTGAGTGGAGGGGGTGGAGGTAGCAGGAAATTCAGTTTTCTCTGCAAATATTTCAGCTTTTGCTGTTGTAGTATTTTTAGCAACCTGGTTGGCAGAGGAGGAGCCCGGGTACATTTTTAAAGGGGCCTCCGCCAGGCTGGAGGCCTcttcccaccctcaccccacatGTCAGAAAGGAGAGGGGGAGAAAGCACGTGGCTTAAGGGGTCCCTTCAAAGGTAGAAATCAGGTTCGCTGGACATTAGGTGACCGTTAAGTCATTTTCACCAGTAGTCATTTTGTTCTGTCATTGTCAGCATCATGATTGTTACCGGCATTATCAAGAggagtaaatatttcttgaacttCTGCTATGTTCAGGGTGCTGCTAGGGAGGCAGTACGGAAGGCTTGATATAATATATTTGC from Nomascus leucogenys isolate Asia chromosome 15, Asia_NLE_v1, whole genome shotgun sequence encodes the following:
- the NRGN gene encoding neurogranin codes for the protein MDCCTENACSKPDDDILDIPLDDPGANAAAAKIQASFRGHMARKKIKSGERGRKGPGPGGPGGAGVARGGAGGGPSGD